The Sebastes umbrosus isolate fSebUmb1 chromosome 4, fSebUmb1.pri, whole genome shotgun sequence genome has a window encoding:
- the atp6v1e1a gene encoding V-type proton ATPase subunit E 1a isoform X1, which translates to MQYIEVPLSVITGMIAQWPLCQVDMVTCPSGKGIKHMMGFIEQEASEKVEEIDSKAEEEFNIEKGRLVQTHRVKIMQYYEKKDKQIEQHKKIQMSNLLNQARLKVLKTRDDMIMDLLNDARQRLAEIAKDPASYASLLEGLVLQGFYQLLEPKVTIRCRQQDVEMVQVAVNKNIPIYKDTVKSNIVVKIDQQRFLPSDICGGVEVYNDNGKIKVSNTLENRLELMAQQMMPEIRVNLFGANPNRKFKD; encoded by the exons ATGCAATATATTGAAGTCCCACTCAGTGTCATCACAGGCATGATAGCACAATGGCCATTGTGCCAGGTGGACATGGTCACTTGCCCATCTGGCAAAGGG ATCAAGCACATGATGGGCTTCATTGAGCAGGAGGCCAGCGAGAAAGTTGAGGAAATTGACTCTAAG GCGGAGGAAGAATTCAACATTGAGAAAGGTCGTCTGGTGCAGACTCATAGGGTGAAAATCATGCAGTATTATGAAAAGAAGGACAAGCAGATTGAACAACATAAGAAAAT CCAGATGTCCAACCTGCTGAACCAAGCAAGGCTAAAGGTGCTGAAGACACGTGACGACATGATCATG GATTTGTTGAATGACGCTCGTCAAAGGCTTGCAGAGATTGCCAAGGACCCTGCCAGTTACGCTTCCTTATTGGAGGGCCTGGTTCTTCAG GGATTCTATCAACTGCTGGAACCTAAAGTTACCATTCGCTGCCGACAGCAGGACGTAGAAATGGTTCAG GTTGCAGTTAATAAGAACATCCCTATCTACAAAGACACAGTGAAGAGCAACATCGTCGTCAAAATCGACCAGCAGCGCTTTCTTCCGTCAGATAT CTGCGGAGGGGTTGAAGTATACAATGATAATGGGAAGATCAAGGTTTCCAACACTTTGGAGAACAGGCTTGAACTTATGGCACAACAG ATGATGCCTGAAATCAGAGTGAACTTGTTTGGTGCCAATCCCAACCGCAAGTTCAAGGACTAA
- the atp6v1e1a gene encoding V-type proton ATPase subunit E 1a isoform X2, translating into MALTDADVQKQIKHMMGFIEQEASEKVEEIDSKAEEEFNIEKGRLVQTHRVKIMQYYEKKDKQIEQHKKIQMSNLLNQARLKVLKTRDDMIMDLLNDARQRLAEIAKDPASYASLLEGLVLQGFYQLLEPKVTIRCRQQDVEMVQVAVNKNIPIYKDTVKSNIVVKIDQQRFLPSDICGGVEVYNDNGKIKVSNTLENRLELMAQQMMPEIRVNLFGANPNRKFKD; encoded by the exons ATGGCGCTCACCGACGCTGACGTACagaaacag ATCAAGCACATGATGGGCTTCATTGAGCAGGAGGCCAGCGAGAAAGTTGAGGAAATTGACTCTAAG GCGGAGGAAGAATTCAACATTGAGAAAGGTCGTCTGGTGCAGACTCATAGGGTGAAAATCATGCAGTATTATGAAAAGAAGGACAAGCAGATTGAACAACATAAGAAAAT CCAGATGTCCAACCTGCTGAACCAAGCAAGGCTAAAGGTGCTGAAGACACGTGACGACATGATCATG GATTTGTTGAATGACGCTCGTCAAAGGCTTGCAGAGATTGCCAAGGACCCTGCCAGTTACGCTTCCTTATTGGAGGGCCTGGTTCTTCAG GGATTCTATCAACTGCTGGAACCTAAAGTTACCATTCGCTGCCGACAGCAGGACGTAGAAATGGTTCAG GTTGCAGTTAATAAGAACATCCCTATCTACAAAGACACAGTGAAGAGCAACATCGTCGTCAAAATCGACCAGCAGCGCTTTCTTCCGTCAGATAT CTGCGGAGGGGTTGAAGTATACAATGATAATGGGAAGATCAAGGTTTCCAACACTTTGGAGAACAGGCTTGAACTTATGGCACAACAG ATGATGCCTGAAATCAGAGTGAACTTGTTTGGTGCCAATCCCAACCGCAAGTTCAAGGACTAA